Proteins found in one Mustela lutreola isolate mMusLut2 chromosome 10, mMusLut2.pri, whole genome shotgun sequence genomic segment:
- the EPS8L3 gene encoding epidermal growth factor receptor kinase substrate 8-like protein 3 isoform X3 translates to MSRPSSRAIYLQRKDYVQAISSEPTCLQHRVEHLMTCKLGTHKVQDPRDALRKLQEMDAQGRVWSQDLLLQVRDGWLQLLDIETKEELDSYRLDSIQAMDTALNTCSYNSILSITVQESGLPATSTLLFQCQEVGAEQLRTGLQRALEEEQQQSRPPSGAHRPSQDRWRGPPLEGSFPKEQAPPLEKGSPPEQPYWMTAGCSAPPSPRPLARNSSVRELGTFTLPPLLRPPSPENLERDEEILNHVLRDIELFTGKLKETQGMNNHKKKRLGKKKGKNQWVMTQAQYTDCFQKIKYSFNLLGKLATWMQEGNAPEFVHILFQLLDSILAHCPEPGLATQVISPLLTPKAIDLLQSCLSPAETDFWKRLGVAWTTSRADWTGVEPPPYQPTFSDGWQRPEPSSQAPSGYQNSTSLRPVRPALKMQVLYEFEARNPQELTVAQEEVLEVLDQSKRWWLVKNEKGQTGYIPSNILEPLQSGASRSQSQSPSRAPMLRLSSTPEEVRAWLQAENFSTITVKSLRFLTGSQLLHLRPGELQMLCPQEAPRVLARLDAVRRMLGVSH, encoded by the exons ATGTCCCGGCCCAGCAGCAGAGCCATTTACC TGCAGCGGAAGGACTACGTGCAGGCCATCTCCTCTGAGCCCACCTGTCTGCAGCACAGGGTGGAG CACCTGATGACATGTAAGCTGGGGACACATAAagtccaggaccccagggatgcCCTGAGGAAGCTGCAGGAGATGGATGCCCAGGGCCGGGTGTGGAGCCAAGACTTGCTCCTGCAGGTCAGAGATGGCTGGCTCCAGCTGCTGGACATTGAGACAAAG GAGGAGCTGGACTCTTACCGCCTGGACAGCATCCAGGCCATGGACACGGCGCTCAACACTTGCTCCTACAACTCCATCCTGTCCATCACGGTGCAGGAGTCGGGCCTGCCAGCCACCAGCACTCTGCTCTTCCAGTGCCAGGAAGTGGGG GCAGAGCAACTAAGGACCGGCTTGCAGAGGGCCCTGGAGGAGGAGCAACAGCAAAG CAGACCCCCATCTGGAGCCCATCGCCCCAGCCAAGACAGATGGAGGGGGCCTCCTCTGGAAGGATCATTCCCCAAGGAGCAGGCACCCCCACTGGAGAAGGGGTCCCCTCCAGAACAGCCCTACTGGATGACCGCAGGGTGCA GCGCGCCACCATCCCCAAGGCCCCTGGCACGCAATTCCAGTGTCCGAGAACTAGGCACCTTCACTCTGCCTCCTCTGCTGCGGCCTCCATCACCCGAGAATCTGGAGAGGGATGAG GAGATACTAAACCACGTCCTTAGGGACATCGAGCTGTTTACAGGAAAGCTGAAGGAGACCCAGGGAATGAACAATCATAAGAAGAAGAGACTGGGGAAGAAAAAGGGCAAGAATCAGTGGG TGATGACACAGGCCCAGTACACGGATTGCTTCCAGAAGATCAAGTACAGCTTCAACCTCCTA GGGAAGCTGGCCACCTGGATGCAGGAGGGGAACGCCCCTGAATTCGTGCACATCCTCTTCCAACTTCTAGACTCT ATCTTGGCCCATTGCCCTGAGCCTGGCCTAGCAACCCAAGTGAtctccccgctcctcacccccAAAGCCATAGACCTGCTACAGTCCTGCCTCAGCCCGGCTGAGACTGACTTCTGGAAGAGGCTGGGTGTGGCCTGGACCACCAGCCG GGCCGACTGGACAGGTGTTGAGCCCCCGCCCTACCAACCCACATTCTCTGATGGTTGGCAGCGTCCAGAACCCTCCAGCCAG gcACCCTCAGGATACCAGAACTCTACCTCCCTCCG ACCTGTCAGGCCAGCCCTGAAAATGCAAGTCCTGTATGAGTTTGAAGCCAGGAACCCACAGGAACTGACTGTGGCCCAGGAAGAGGTGTTGGAG GTCCTGGACCAGAGCAAGCGGTGGTGGCTGGTGAAGAATGAGAAGGGACAGACCGGCTACATTCCCAGCAACATCCTAGAGCCCCTACAGTCGGGGGCCTCCAGGAGCCAGAGCCAGTCACCTTCTCGG GCTCCAATGCTTCGACTTAGCTCAACGCCTGAGGAGGTCAGAGCCTGGCTGCAGGCTGAGAACTTCTCCACCAT AACTGTGAAGAGCCTCAGGTTCCTCACAGGGAGCCAGCTGCTTCACCTGAGACCTGGGGAGCTGCAGATGCTGTGTCCACAGGAGGCCCCACGGGTCCTGGCACGGTTAGACGCCGTCAGAAGGATGCTGGGG gtGAGTCATTAG
- the EPS8L3 gene encoding epidermal growth factor receptor kinase substrate 8-like protein 3 isoform X4 has protein sequence MSRPSSRAIYLQRKDYVQAISSEPTCLQHRVEHLMTCKLGTHKVQDPRDALRKLQEMDAQGRVWSQDLLLQVRDGWLQLLDIETKEELDSYRLDSIQAMDTALNTCSYNSILSITVQESGLPATSTLLFQCQEVGAEQLRTGLQRALEEEQQQSRPPSGAHRPSQDRWRGPPLEGSFPKEQAPPLEKGSPPEQPYWMTAGCSAPPSPRPLARNSSVRELGTFTLPPLLRPPSPENLERDEEILNHVLRDIELFTGKLKETQGMNNHKKKRLGKKKGKNQWVMTQAQYTDCFQKIKYSFNLLGKLATWMQEGNAPEFVHILFQLLDSILAHCPEPGLATQVISPLLTPKAIDLLQSCLSPAETDFWKRLGVAWTTSRADWTGVEPPPYQPTFSDGWQRPEPSSQAPSGYQNSTSLRGESSELGSTSHFAQEETHHDLQPGDPNHAPSGPRPVRPALKMQVLYEFEARNPQELTVAQEEVLEVLDQSKRWWLVKNEKGQTGYIPSNILEPLQSGASRSQSQSPSRAPMLRLSSTPEEVRAWLQAENFSTIYPIP, from the exons ATGTCCCGGCCCAGCAGCAGAGCCATTTACC TGCAGCGGAAGGACTACGTGCAGGCCATCTCCTCTGAGCCCACCTGTCTGCAGCACAGGGTGGAG CACCTGATGACATGTAAGCTGGGGACACATAAagtccaggaccccagggatgcCCTGAGGAAGCTGCAGGAGATGGATGCCCAGGGCCGGGTGTGGAGCCAAGACTTGCTCCTGCAGGTCAGAGATGGCTGGCTCCAGCTGCTGGACATTGAGACAAAG GAGGAGCTGGACTCTTACCGCCTGGACAGCATCCAGGCCATGGACACGGCGCTCAACACTTGCTCCTACAACTCCATCCTGTCCATCACGGTGCAGGAGTCGGGCCTGCCAGCCACCAGCACTCTGCTCTTCCAGTGCCAGGAAGTGGGG GCAGAGCAACTAAGGACCGGCTTGCAGAGGGCCCTGGAGGAGGAGCAACAGCAAAG CAGACCCCCATCTGGAGCCCATCGCCCCAGCCAAGACAGATGGAGGGGGCCTCCTCTGGAAGGATCATTCCCCAAGGAGCAGGCACCCCCACTGGAGAAGGGGTCCCCTCCAGAACAGCCCTACTGGATGACCGCAGGGTGCA GCGCGCCACCATCCCCAAGGCCCCTGGCACGCAATTCCAGTGTCCGAGAACTAGGCACCTTCACTCTGCCTCCTCTGCTGCGGCCTCCATCACCCGAGAATCTGGAGAGGGATGAG GAGATACTAAACCACGTCCTTAGGGACATCGAGCTGTTTACAGGAAAGCTGAAGGAGACCCAGGGAATGAACAATCATAAGAAGAAGAGACTGGGGAAGAAAAAGGGCAAGAATCAGTGGG TGATGACACAGGCCCAGTACACGGATTGCTTCCAGAAGATCAAGTACAGCTTCAACCTCCTA GGGAAGCTGGCCACCTGGATGCAGGAGGGGAACGCCCCTGAATTCGTGCACATCCTCTTCCAACTTCTAGACTCT ATCTTGGCCCATTGCCCTGAGCCTGGCCTAGCAACCCAAGTGAtctccccgctcctcacccccAAAGCCATAGACCTGCTACAGTCCTGCCTCAGCCCGGCTGAGACTGACTTCTGGAAGAGGCTGGGTGTGGCCTGGACCACCAGCCG GGCCGACTGGACAGGTGTTGAGCCCCCGCCCTACCAACCCACATTCTCTGATGGTTGGCAGCGTCCAGAACCCTCCAGCCAG gcACCCTCAGGATACCAGAACTCTACCTCCCTCCG gggggaaagctCTGAGTTAGGGAGCACCTCCCACTTCGCTCAAGAGGAGACACATCATGACCTTCAGCCTGGGGACCCCAACCATGCGCCCTCCGGCCCCAGACCTGTCAGGCCAGCCCTGAAAATGCAAGTCCTGTATGAGTTTGAAGCCAGGAACCCACAGGAACTGACTGTGGCCCAGGAAGAGGTGTTGGAG GTCCTGGACCAGAGCAAGCGGTGGTGGCTGGTGAAGAATGAGAAGGGACAGACCGGCTACATTCCCAGCAACATCCTAGAGCCCCTACAGTCGGGGGCCTCCAGGAGCCAGAGCCAGTCACCTTCTCGG GCTCCAATGCTTCGACTTAGCTCAACGCCTGAGGAGGTCAGAGCCTGGCTGCAGGCTGAGAACTTCTCCACCAT ATACCCTATTCCCTGA
- the EPS8L3 gene encoding epidermal growth factor receptor kinase substrate 8-like protein 3 isoform X1 — protein sequence MSRPSSRAIYLQRKDYVQAISSEPTCLQHRVEHLMTCKLGTHKVQDPRDALRKLQEMDAQGRVWSQDLLLQVRDGWLQLLDIETKEELDSYRLDSIQAMDTALNTCSYNSILSITVQESGLPATSTLLFQCQEVGAEQLRTGLQRALEEEQQQSRPPSGAHRPSQDRWRGPPLEGSFPKEQAPPLEKGSPPEQPYWMTAGCSAPPSPRPLARNSSVRELGTFTLPPLLRPPSPENLERDEEILNHVLRDIELFTGKLKETQGMNNHKKKRLGKKKGKNQWVMTQAQYTDCFQKIKYSFNLLGKLATWMQEGNAPEFVHILFQLLDSILAHCPEPGLATQVISPLLTPKAIDLLQSCLSPAETDFWKRLGVAWTTSRADWTGVEPPPYQPTFSDGWQRPEPSSQAPSGYQNSTSLRGESSELGSTSHFAQEETHHDLQPGDPNHAPSGPRPVRPALKMQVLYEFEARNPQELTVAQEEVLEVLDQSKRWWLVKNEKGQTGYIPSNILEPLQSGASRSQSQSPSRAPMLRLSSTPEEVRAWLQAENFSTITVKSLRFLTGSQLLHLRPGELQMLCPQEAPRVLARLDAVRRMLGVSH from the exons ATGTCCCGGCCCAGCAGCAGAGCCATTTACC TGCAGCGGAAGGACTACGTGCAGGCCATCTCCTCTGAGCCCACCTGTCTGCAGCACAGGGTGGAG CACCTGATGACATGTAAGCTGGGGACACATAAagtccaggaccccagggatgcCCTGAGGAAGCTGCAGGAGATGGATGCCCAGGGCCGGGTGTGGAGCCAAGACTTGCTCCTGCAGGTCAGAGATGGCTGGCTCCAGCTGCTGGACATTGAGACAAAG GAGGAGCTGGACTCTTACCGCCTGGACAGCATCCAGGCCATGGACACGGCGCTCAACACTTGCTCCTACAACTCCATCCTGTCCATCACGGTGCAGGAGTCGGGCCTGCCAGCCACCAGCACTCTGCTCTTCCAGTGCCAGGAAGTGGGG GCAGAGCAACTAAGGACCGGCTTGCAGAGGGCCCTGGAGGAGGAGCAACAGCAAAG CAGACCCCCATCTGGAGCCCATCGCCCCAGCCAAGACAGATGGAGGGGGCCTCCTCTGGAAGGATCATTCCCCAAGGAGCAGGCACCCCCACTGGAGAAGGGGTCCCCTCCAGAACAGCCCTACTGGATGACCGCAGGGTGCA GCGCGCCACCATCCCCAAGGCCCCTGGCACGCAATTCCAGTGTCCGAGAACTAGGCACCTTCACTCTGCCTCCTCTGCTGCGGCCTCCATCACCCGAGAATCTGGAGAGGGATGAG GAGATACTAAACCACGTCCTTAGGGACATCGAGCTGTTTACAGGAAAGCTGAAGGAGACCCAGGGAATGAACAATCATAAGAAGAAGAGACTGGGGAAGAAAAAGGGCAAGAATCAGTGGG TGATGACACAGGCCCAGTACACGGATTGCTTCCAGAAGATCAAGTACAGCTTCAACCTCCTA GGGAAGCTGGCCACCTGGATGCAGGAGGGGAACGCCCCTGAATTCGTGCACATCCTCTTCCAACTTCTAGACTCT ATCTTGGCCCATTGCCCTGAGCCTGGCCTAGCAACCCAAGTGAtctccccgctcctcacccccAAAGCCATAGACCTGCTACAGTCCTGCCTCAGCCCGGCTGAGACTGACTTCTGGAAGAGGCTGGGTGTGGCCTGGACCACCAGCCG GGCCGACTGGACAGGTGTTGAGCCCCCGCCCTACCAACCCACATTCTCTGATGGTTGGCAGCGTCCAGAACCCTCCAGCCAG gcACCCTCAGGATACCAGAACTCTACCTCCCTCCG gggggaaagctCTGAGTTAGGGAGCACCTCCCACTTCGCTCAAGAGGAGACACATCATGACCTTCAGCCTGGGGACCCCAACCATGCGCCCTCCGGCCCCAGACCTGTCAGGCCAGCCCTGAAAATGCAAGTCCTGTATGAGTTTGAAGCCAGGAACCCACAGGAACTGACTGTGGCCCAGGAAGAGGTGTTGGAG GTCCTGGACCAGAGCAAGCGGTGGTGGCTGGTGAAGAATGAGAAGGGACAGACCGGCTACATTCCCAGCAACATCCTAGAGCCCCTACAGTCGGGGGCCTCCAGGAGCCAGAGCCAGTCACCTTCTCGG GCTCCAATGCTTCGACTTAGCTCAACGCCTGAGGAGGTCAGAGCCTGGCTGCAGGCTGAGAACTTCTCCACCAT AACTGTGAAGAGCCTCAGGTTCCTCACAGGGAGCCAGCTGCTTCACCTGAGACCTGGGGAGCTGCAGATGCTGTGTCCACAGGAGGCCCCACGGGTCCTGGCACGGTTAGACGCCGTCAGAAGGATGCTGGGG gtGAGTCATTAG
- the EPS8L3 gene encoding epidermal growth factor receptor kinase substrate 8-like protein 3 isoform X2, giving the protein MSRPSSRAIYLQRKDYVQAISSEPTCLQHRVEHLMTCKLGTHKVQDPRDALRKLQEMDAQGRVWSQDLLLQVRDGWLQLLDIETKEELDSYRLDSIQAMDTALNTCSYNSILSITVQESGLPATSTLLFQCQEVGAEQLRTGLQRALEEEQQQRPPSGAHRPSQDRWRGPPLEGSFPKEQAPPLEKGSPPEQPYWMTAGCSAPPSPRPLARNSSVRELGTFTLPPLLRPPSPENLERDEEILNHVLRDIELFTGKLKETQGMNNHKKKRLGKKKGKNQWVMTQAQYTDCFQKIKYSFNLLGKLATWMQEGNAPEFVHILFQLLDSILAHCPEPGLATQVISPLLTPKAIDLLQSCLSPAETDFWKRLGVAWTTSRADWTGVEPPPYQPTFSDGWQRPEPSSQAPSGYQNSTSLRGESSELGSTSHFAQEETHHDLQPGDPNHAPSGPRPVRPALKMQVLYEFEARNPQELTVAQEEVLEVLDQSKRWWLVKNEKGQTGYIPSNILEPLQSGASRSQSQSPSRAPMLRLSSTPEEVRAWLQAENFSTITVKSLRFLTGSQLLHLRPGELQMLCPQEAPRVLARLDAVRRMLGVSH; this is encoded by the exons ATGTCCCGGCCCAGCAGCAGAGCCATTTACC TGCAGCGGAAGGACTACGTGCAGGCCATCTCCTCTGAGCCCACCTGTCTGCAGCACAGGGTGGAG CACCTGATGACATGTAAGCTGGGGACACATAAagtccaggaccccagggatgcCCTGAGGAAGCTGCAGGAGATGGATGCCCAGGGCCGGGTGTGGAGCCAAGACTTGCTCCTGCAGGTCAGAGATGGCTGGCTCCAGCTGCTGGACATTGAGACAAAG GAGGAGCTGGACTCTTACCGCCTGGACAGCATCCAGGCCATGGACACGGCGCTCAACACTTGCTCCTACAACTCCATCCTGTCCATCACGGTGCAGGAGTCGGGCCTGCCAGCCACCAGCACTCTGCTCTTCCAGTGCCAGGAAGTGGGG GCAGAGCAACTAAGGACCGGCTTGCAGAGGGCCCTGGAGGAGGAGCAACAGCAAAG ACCCCCATCTGGAGCCCATCGCCCCAGCCAAGACAGATGGAGGGGGCCTCCTCTGGAAGGATCATTCCCCAAGGAGCAGGCACCCCCACTGGAGAAGGGGTCCCCTCCAGAACAGCCCTACTGGATGACCGCAGGGTGCA GCGCGCCACCATCCCCAAGGCCCCTGGCACGCAATTCCAGTGTCCGAGAACTAGGCACCTTCACTCTGCCTCCTCTGCTGCGGCCTCCATCACCCGAGAATCTGGAGAGGGATGAG GAGATACTAAACCACGTCCTTAGGGACATCGAGCTGTTTACAGGAAAGCTGAAGGAGACCCAGGGAATGAACAATCATAAGAAGAAGAGACTGGGGAAGAAAAAGGGCAAGAATCAGTGGG TGATGACACAGGCCCAGTACACGGATTGCTTCCAGAAGATCAAGTACAGCTTCAACCTCCTA GGGAAGCTGGCCACCTGGATGCAGGAGGGGAACGCCCCTGAATTCGTGCACATCCTCTTCCAACTTCTAGACTCT ATCTTGGCCCATTGCCCTGAGCCTGGCCTAGCAACCCAAGTGAtctccccgctcctcacccccAAAGCCATAGACCTGCTACAGTCCTGCCTCAGCCCGGCTGAGACTGACTTCTGGAAGAGGCTGGGTGTGGCCTGGACCACCAGCCG GGCCGACTGGACAGGTGTTGAGCCCCCGCCCTACCAACCCACATTCTCTGATGGTTGGCAGCGTCCAGAACCCTCCAGCCAG gcACCCTCAGGATACCAGAACTCTACCTCCCTCCG gggggaaagctCTGAGTTAGGGAGCACCTCCCACTTCGCTCAAGAGGAGACACATCATGACCTTCAGCCTGGGGACCCCAACCATGCGCCCTCCGGCCCCAGACCTGTCAGGCCAGCCCTGAAAATGCAAGTCCTGTATGAGTTTGAAGCCAGGAACCCACAGGAACTGACTGTGGCCCAGGAAGAGGTGTTGGAG GTCCTGGACCAGAGCAAGCGGTGGTGGCTGGTGAAGAATGAGAAGGGACAGACCGGCTACATTCCCAGCAACATCCTAGAGCCCCTACAGTCGGGGGCCTCCAGGAGCCAGAGCCAGTCACCTTCTCGG GCTCCAATGCTTCGACTTAGCTCAACGCCTGAGGAGGTCAGAGCCTGGCTGCAGGCTGAGAACTTCTCCACCAT AACTGTGAAGAGCCTCAGGTTCCTCACAGGGAGCCAGCTGCTTCACCTGAGACCTGGGGAGCTGCAGATGCTGTGTCCACAGGAGGCCCCACGGGTCCTGGCACGGTTAGACGCCGTCAGAAGGATGCTGGGG gtGAGTCATTAG